A window of Synergistaceae bacterium contains these coding sequences:
- the plsX gene encoding phosphate acyltransferase PlsX: MKTLTIALDAMGGDNAPYEICKGAALACKEFPDLEMILTGDEEKIKPCLKVVSRDVLNRIRIVHTTEIVAMDEQPTTAIRKKRDSSMRIAMEMVRAGEAQGCLSAGNTGAIVAGGVLVVGRLPTIERPALGVPLPTISRWTFLLDVGASVRSKPMNLYQYAQMGNVYSKKILGVAEPEIALLSNGTEEIKGDDTVAEAREMLCGSPLNFKGYVEGDDIPWGRADVVVCDGFMGNVILKFGEGLMQGAKSIIGEEMGHRFMPKIGLLFMIPMVKALWARFNYEKYGGTPLLGVKGTVIKAHGRSKAPAILGALTAARNFIVKDGVGQIREELE, from the coding sequence ATGAAGACATTAACGATAGCTCTCGACGCGATGGGCGGCGACAATGCGCCCTATGAAATTTGTAAAGGCGCGGCTTTGGCCTGCAAGGAATTTCCAGATTTGGAGATGATCCTGACGGGGGACGAGGAAAAAATCAAACCTTGTTTGAAGGTCGTTTCCAGAGATGTATTGAATAGAATACGGATCGTGCACACGACCGAAATTGTCGCGATGGACGAACAGCCTACCACCGCGATTCGGAAAAAGCGAGACTCCAGCATGAGGATCGCCATGGAGATGGTGCGGGCGGGGGAGGCTCAAGGATGTCTTTCCGCCGGAAATACGGGGGCAATCGTGGCGGGGGGCGTCTTGGTGGTGGGGAGACTGCCGACCATCGAGCGACCCGCTTTGGGGGTACCTCTGCCAACCATCAGTCGGTGGACGTTTTTGCTGGATGTAGGTGCTTCCGTGCGCTCCAAGCCCATGAACCTGTATCAGTACGCTCAAATGGGCAACGTGTACTCCAAGAAAATTCTAGGAGTCGCCGAGCCTGAGATCGCTCTTTTGTCCAACGGAACCGAGGAGATCAAGGGCGACGACACCGTGGCGGAAGCCAGGGAAATGCTGTGCGGGAGTCCTTTGAACTTCAAGGGTTACGTGGAAGGAGATGATATTCCCTGGGGCCGGGCGGACGTCGTGGTTTGTGACGGCTTCATGGGCAACGTGATCTTGAAGTTCGGGGAAGGTCTGATGCAGGGCGCCAAGTCTATCATCGGCGAGGAAATGGGACATCGTTTCATGCCGAAGATAGGGTTGCTTTTCATGATCCCCATGGTCAAAGCGCTCTGGGCTCGTTTCAACTACGAGAAATATGGAGGCACACCTCTTCTGGGAGTCAAAGGAACGGTCATCAAGGCCCATGGACGTTCAAAAGCACCCGCCATTTTAGGCGCGTTGACCGCTGCTCGAAACTTCATCGTCAAGGACGGCGTAGGGCAAATTCGCGAGGAACTCGAGTGA
- the fapR gene encoding transcription factor FapR — translation MGAFGIKSEKKIRQQRLAKLLDDNPMATDQELAFLLGVSVSTMRLDRALMGVPELRERIKRMAQEASSKLRSLSQSEIVGDLLELEPNHWALSVLRTTQEMAFRTTDILWDHYIYAQASSIAVAVIEATAVIIDSMRGEYKGHAKVGDVLIARAKVGVSKDNRYIVSVRTRVREKEIFVGRFITEILTAKIP, via the coding sequence ATGGGGGCGTTTGGGATTAAATCCGAAAAAAAAATTCGTCAGCAGCGCCTGGCGAAATTGCTTGACGATAATCCAATGGCGACAGACCAAGAACTCGCGTTCCTTCTGGGGGTGAGCGTGAGCACAATGCGTTTGGACCGCGCTCTTATGGGTGTGCCCGAACTTCGCGAGCGGATCAAGCGTATGGCGCAGGAGGCGAGCAGCAAGCTGCGCTCCTTGAGTCAAAGCGAAATCGTTGGCGATCTGTTGGAACTCGAACCCAACCACTGGGCGCTTTCGGTATTGCGCACTACCCAAGAGATGGCTTTTCGCACGACGGACATTTTATGGGATCACTACATTTATGCTCAGGCCAGTTCCATCGCGGTGGCCGTAATCGAAGCCACGGCGGTGATCATCGACTCGATGCGGGGAGAGTACAAAGGACACGCTAAGGTGGGTGACGTGTTGATCGCCAGGGCCAAAGTGGGCGTCAGCAAGGACAATCGTTACATCGTCAGCGTGCGAACCCGGGTGAGGGAAAAGGAAATATTCGTCGGCCGCTTTATCACCGAGATCTTGACCGCGAAGATCCCATGA
- the fabD gene encoding ACP S-malonyltransferase yields the protein MNEKVMNEEVAQLSYALCFPGQGAQEVGMGKALYESFPSAKEIFDEADDALSFHLARVIFEGPEEELRRTAVTQPAIMTVSVASTRVLEREMGVKLAPFCGAGHSLGEYTALVAAKVLSFRDAVELVHRRGQWMQEAAPEGMGAMAAILGLKAEEVVEVCSSVAPHMECQTANFNAPGQIVISGQAEFVEKAIAAAKAKGAKRAVPLNVSAPFHSRLMIPAAEKLRVQFGQYPWKDPEWPIVCNVDASPLSSADAIRKALFEQSYSPVRWADSIVRMADDGVDVFLELGPGDVLSGLIKRCRKGLTVMAAGTPEKLEQMAKTLAEGIWRI from the coding sequence ATGAATGAAAAGGTAATGAATGAAGAGGTGGCACAATTGAGTTATGCGCTTTGTTTTCCCGGTCAAGGGGCGCAGGAGGTCGGAATGGGCAAGGCCTTGTACGAATCTTTCCCCTCAGCCAAAGAGATTTTCGATGAAGCCGACGACGCCCTGTCTTTTCATCTCGCGCGCGTGATCTTCGAGGGACCGGAGGAGGAATTGCGGCGCACGGCCGTCACGCAACCCGCTATCATGACCGTGAGCGTGGCTTCCACACGGGTGCTGGAGCGGGAGATGGGCGTGAAACTCGCTCCGTTCTGCGGGGCGGGACATAGCCTTGGTGAGTACACCGCGCTGGTAGCCGCGAAGGTGTTGTCTTTTCGCGACGCGGTGGAACTGGTGCACAGACGGGGCCAGTGGATGCAAGAAGCTGCTCCCGAAGGAATGGGGGCAATGGCGGCCATCTTGGGCCTGAAGGCCGAAGAGGTGGTGGAGGTTTGTTCCTCCGTCGCGCCCCATATGGAGTGCCAGACGGCGAACTTCAACGCGCCGGGACAGATCGTCATCTCCGGCCAGGCCGAGTTCGTGGAAAAAGCTATCGCCGCGGCGAAGGCGAAGGGCGCGAAAAGAGCGGTGCCGCTCAACGTCAGCGCTCCGTTCCACAGCCGCCTGATGATCCCGGCTGCCGAAAAACTCAGGGTTCAGTTTGGGCAATATCCATGGAAAGATCCAGAATGGCCCATCGTATGCAATGTGGATGCCTCGCCCCTTTCCTCGGCGGACGCGATCCGAAAGGCGCTGTTCGAACAGAGCTATAGTCCCGTGCGTTGGGCGGATTCTATTGTAAGAATGGCCGATGATGGAGTAGATGTCTTTTTGGAGCTGGGACCGGGCGACGTCCTCTCCGGTCTTATCAAACGTTGCCGCAAGGGACTCACCGTCATGGCGGCCGGAACCCCGGAGAAACTCGAACAAATGGCGAAGACCCTGGCGGAAGGAATATGGCGGATATGA
- the miaB gene encoding tRNA (N6-isopentenyl adenosine(37)-C2)-methylthiotransferase MiaB has translation MYRFHMKIYGCQMNVYDSDRVRTALTRRGWAESDEGGADLVIFTGCSVRGKAEQKVWSELGRYAPLWERNRRPYVALTGCIAQNLGDRVFSRYPWVRLVSGPRHIGMLPEGLERVMTGERVTLLDEDPREFHDLDEFSETRENKYRGYVTIAHGCDNFCTYCIVPHVRGRFLSRPPVEVLREVHALMSNGAKEITLLGQNVNSYGKDFQSGYGFAELLREVAHTGAERLRFVTSLPQDFTEAILQVMLDEPNVAPSLNLPIQAGSDRVLKLMNRKYTRAEYVDKVRMVRSLLPEVGLTSDLIVGFPGETEEDFEDSMSALSEIRFDFVHTAAYSERTGTPAATMPGALPQEVRMERLNRVNALQNAITLEINKKLVGRRYSVLVDGAAPKGETLLQGRTPMDKVVLLDGAKDLLGRFVTAEVVSAESWCLRGVVVR, from the coding sequence GTGTATCGTTTTCACATGAAGATTTATGGTTGTCAAATGAACGTCTACGACAGCGACAGAGTGCGCACGGCTTTGACGCGCCGGGGTTGGGCGGAGTCGGACGAGGGCGGGGCCGACCTGGTAATTTTCACGGGTTGCAGCGTTCGCGGCAAAGCGGAACAAAAGGTATGGAGCGAACTGGGACGCTACGCCCCTCTCTGGGAACGAAATAGGCGGCCTTATGTGGCTCTGACGGGGTGCATCGCCCAGAACCTGGGAGACAGGGTCTTCTCCCGTTATCCGTGGGTCCGCTTGGTTTCGGGACCTCGGCACATCGGGATGCTGCCCGAAGGCCTCGAACGCGTTATGACGGGAGAGCGGGTGACTCTCTTGGACGAGGACCCGCGGGAGTTCCACGATTTGGACGAATTCTCGGAAACGCGAGAAAATAAATATCGCGGCTACGTCACCATCGCCCACGGATGCGATAATTTTTGTACTTATTGTATCGTCCCCCACGTCCGCGGACGCTTCCTCTCCCGTCCCCCGGTGGAAGTTCTGCGCGAAGTTCACGCCCTTATGTCCAACGGCGCGAAAGAAATCACTCTTTTGGGGCAAAATGTCAACAGCTATGGTAAAGATTTTCAAAGCGGTTACGGCTTTGCCGAGCTGCTGCGCGAGGTGGCCCACACGGGTGCGGAGAGGCTGCGCTTTGTGACCTCCCTACCCCAAGATTTCACCGAGGCGATTCTACAAGTGATGCTCGACGAGCCGAACGTTGCTCCTTCGCTGAACCTTCCAATCCAAGCCGGCAGTGATCGAGTCCTCAAGCTCATGAACCGCAAGTACACACGAGCTGAGTACGTGGATAAAGTGCGGATGGTACGCTCCCTTCTTCCCGAGGTAGGGCTCACCAGTGACCTGATTGTGGGTTTCCCGGGGGAGACAGAGGAGGATTTCGAGGATTCCATGAGTGCTCTTTCAGAAATACGCTTCGACTTCGTCCACACAGCTGCCTACTCCGAAAGAACGGGAACGCCGGCCGCCACCATGCCTGGCGCCTTACCCCAAGAGGTGCGAATGGAGCGTCTCAACCGCGTCAACGCGCTGCAAAACGCCATCACCCTCGAAATCAATAAAAAGCTGGTGGGGCGAAGATATTCCGTTCTGGTGGACGGAGCCGCTCCCAAGGGCGAGACGCTGCTCCAGGGGCGCACACCTATGGACAAAGTGGTTTTGTTGGATGGCGCGAAGGACCTTCTGGGTCGCTTCGTCACGGCCGAGGTCGTTTCGGCGGAGTCTTGGTGCCTCAGGGGTGTCGTCGTTCGATAA
- the acpP gene encoding acyl carrier protein: MKKEEVLSRLKEIIVVRLDVEEDQIVPEASFVEDLGADSLDIVELIMGIEEEFDIEIPDEDAEKLTSVGEAMNYTLGKIGVDD, encoded by the coding sequence ATGAAGAAAGAAGAAGTCCTTTCCAGGCTCAAGGAAATTATCGTGGTCCGCCTCGATGTGGAGGAAGATCAAATCGTTCCAGAGGCGTCGTTCGTCGAGGACCTTGGCGCGGATTCGTTGGATATCGTGGAGCTGATTATGGGAATCGAGGAAGAGTTCGACATCGAGATTCCCGACGAGGACGCGGAGAAGCTAACCTCCGTCGGCGAGGCGATGAATTACACGTTGGGGAAAATCGGAGTCGACGACTAA
- the rnc gene encoding ribonuclease III: MDDFSNLHVFQEKLGYFFRDRGLLATALCHASYAHENGLAESNERLEFLGDSVLGMVVARVLYESCPDATEGELTRDRVEFVCRDALVRWAESLDVESVLLKGKSLKPAPPSVFADAMEAVLGAVYLDGGHDAATRTIRRYLFGLGTSQMNSIKGLKNGGAWDAKSKLQVRLQSEEMGLPRYEVLSVTGPSHAPSFHVRVFAAGKTWSGRGASRKAAELAAAAAALEEIG, translated from the coding sequence ATGGACGATTTTTCCAATTTGCATGTTTTCCAGGAAAAGCTGGGATATTTTTTTCGCGACAGAGGGTTGCTGGCAACAGCCCTCTGTCATGCGTCTTATGCTCATGAAAATGGGTTGGCGGAGAGCAACGAGCGTTTGGAGTTCCTGGGAGATTCCGTCTTGGGGATGGTGGTAGCCCGCGTTCTCTACGAGTCCTGTCCTGATGCCACCGAGGGCGAGCTGACTCGTGATAGGGTGGAGTTTGTCTGCCGGGACGCCCTTGTCCGGTGGGCGGAGAGCCTGGACGTCGAAAGCGTGCTGCTAAAGGGGAAATCCCTAAAGCCCGCGCCGCCTTCCGTCTTCGCCGACGCGATGGAGGCCGTCTTGGGAGCGGTCTACCTGGATGGTGGCCACGACGCCGCGACCCGGACGATCCGTCGCTATCTGTTCGGGTTGGGGACTTCGCAAATGAATTCAATCAAAGGCCTAAAGAACGGCGGGGCATGGGACGCCAAGTCGAAACTCCAGGTCCGTCTTCAGTCCGAGGAGATGGGATTGCCCCGCTACGAGGTGTTGTCCGTGACGGGACCCTCGCACGCTCCTTCGTTTCACGTTCGGGTCTTTGCTGCGGGGAAAACCTGGAGCGGCAGGGGCGCGAGCCGTAAAGCCGCCGAACTCGCCGCCGCCGCCGCCGCTCTCGAAGAAATTGGATAG
- a CDS encoding helix-hairpin-helix domain-containing protein produces the protein MWEELWEKHRGRLLFATGMTCFLAAGLLARSLTIREEKIENAVPQTPRTERVTAVSETRQRSRDTKTTTGVNVLAIQETSDSASTPDSTPVSEWVVYITGKVRKPGVYRLSAGARLFQLVEAAGGLDSLADPVVVNMASSLEDGLHVHIPARETPTTGANATQVPSMPNPPKTPQTQARQTYSASRHERNKPKTSSLVNVNRASEEELTSLKGIGPTLAKNIIKHRQENGLFRAVDDLLQVKGIGAKKLEGLRGNVTVGP, from the coding sequence ATGTGGGAGGAGCTTTGGGAAAAGCACCGTGGTAGGCTCTTGTTCGCGACAGGCATGACCTGTTTTTTGGCGGCTGGCCTCTTGGCGCGGTCACTGACGATTCGTGAGGAAAAAATCGAAAACGCGGTTCCGCAAACTCCCCGAACCGAAAGGGTGACGGCTGTTTCCGAAACGCGCCAGCGTTCGCGCGACACAAAAACGACCACTGGAGTCAACGTATTGGCGATCCAGGAGACTTCGGATTCAGCTTCAACTCCGGATTCAACTCCGGTTTCAGAGTGGGTGGTGTATATCACAGGCAAAGTGCGCAAGCCGGGGGTTTATCGCCTCTCCGCTGGCGCGCGGCTCTTTCAGTTAGTGGAGGCAGCAGGAGGTTTGGACAGCCTCGCCGATCCCGTGGTCGTGAATATGGCCTCTTCGTTGGAGGATGGACTGCACGTTCACATTCCCGCTAGAGAAACTCCGACGACAGGGGCGAACGCGACTCAGGTCCCCTCGATGCCCAATCCGCCGAAAACGCCCCAAACTCAGGCGCGGCAAACTTACTCCGCGTCGCGGCATGAGCGGAATAAACCCAAAACTTCCAGCCTCGTGAACGTCAACCGGGCCTCGGAGGAAGAGCTGACTTCATTGAAAGGCATCGGCCCCACTCTGGCAAAAAACATCATAAAACATCGTCAAGAAAACGGTCTCTTCCGAGCGGTGGACGATCTTTTACAGGTCAAGGGTATTGGCGCGAAAAAACTGGAAGGGCTGCGCGGCAACGTAACCGTTGGCCCATGA
- a CDS encoding ComEC/Rec2 family competence protein, translating into MILLARSPFLAILAGLTVMLALEGRVIPWAMPLISLLTAVGVTVCSYRVELKGQWRAAVLMLIIELLCSSWIAFCLTRSPVLPRFVVTTGIVVESRPWGRLQAVTVKTHQGGFVLKLPFATVVEGDRVRVEGTPKLFRSTSSGSDFREDRFWRARGMMAQLTSAKVESLSGAIPGFGLRFSAEALLQRWRYGLYRALALRLPHLTAAYLNASWTGKRDEGLNAAHRVWGTSHLLAVSGFHVGILVAAASYFFKRGKRRFLGLSLLLWLYILLTGASASAARAGLMIQVALLGELAGRPGSAINSVSLAAVLLLLRSPFWFWDIGWRLSVLAAVTIAAAAERLSSDDGLLWLGVSPLIWIVTFPQVSWTFGASPWVGVLINLAAPAFFSFALTVASIIALMCLFGIPGAAFGAGILEGAFALWGIIADGAARLIPWQAEWGFFASYCCAGIFILLLCRALFVPWRNVAVLVPLGALASFALFGV; encoded by the coding sequence ATGATACTTCTGGCTCGATCCCCTTTTCTGGCGATTTTGGCCGGCCTCACGGTGATGTTGGCCTTGGAGGGCCGAGTAATCCCTTGGGCGATGCCCTTGATCTCGTTACTGACAGCGGTGGGGGTAACGGTCTGCTCCTATCGCGTCGAGCTGAAGGGCCAGTGGCGCGCGGCGGTGCTCATGCTCATCATCGAGCTTCTGTGCTCTTCCTGGATTGCCTTTTGCCTGACTCGTTCGCCCGTTCTTCCTCGCTTCGTCGTCACAACCGGTATCGTGGTGGAGAGCCGTCCCTGGGGCCGGCTTCAGGCCGTGACGGTAAAAACGCATCAGGGGGGATTTGTTCTGAAACTTCCTTTCGCAACCGTGGTGGAAGGAGATCGGGTTCGAGTGGAGGGAACACCCAAGCTCTTCCGATCCACCTCCAGTGGCAGTGACTTCCGGGAAGACCGTTTTTGGCGTGCCCGGGGAATGATGGCGCAACTGACCTCCGCCAAAGTCGAATCTCTTTCTGGAGCTATTCCCGGTTTCGGCCTCCGCTTCTCGGCGGAGGCTCTGCTTCAACGATGGCGCTACGGTCTCTATCGGGCCCTTGCTCTGCGCCTGCCTCACTTGACGGCCGCCTACCTCAACGCTTCTTGGACGGGCAAGCGAGACGAAGGCCTAAACGCCGCTCACAGGGTTTGGGGGACGAGTCACCTCTTGGCTGTGTCCGGTTTTCACGTGGGTATTTTGGTGGCGGCCGCGTCATACTTTTTCAAGAGGGGGAAAAGGCGGTTTTTGGGGTTGAGTCTTCTGCTGTGGCTTTATATCCTTCTGACTGGAGCCTCGGCTAGTGCGGCTCGGGCGGGGCTGATGATCCAAGTGGCCCTCCTGGGAGAACTGGCGGGACGGCCGGGTAGCGCCATCAACTCCGTCTCCTTGGCTGCTGTGTTGCTGTTGTTGCGTTCTCCTTTCTGGTTCTGGGACATCGGGTGGCGCTTGTCGGTTTTGGCCGCCGTGACCATCGCCGCCGCTGCGGAACGCCTCAGCTCGGATGACGGGTTGCTCTGGCTTGGCGTCAGCCCGTTGATCTGGATCGTCACTTTTCCCCAGGTCTCTTGGACCTTCGGAGCCTCACCTTGGGTTGGTGTGTTGATCAACTTAGCGGCGCCAGCCTTTTTCAGCTTTGCCTTGACCGTCGCGTCGATTATCGCCCTGATGTGCCTATTTGGAATCCCAGGGGCGGCTTTCGGAGCCGGCATTCTGGAGGGCGCCTTCGCCTTGTGGGGAATCATTGCCGACGGTGCGGCGCGCCTGATTCCCTGGCAAGCGGAATGGGGTTTTTTTGCCTCCTACTGCTGTGCCGGTATTTTTATCCTATTGCTCTGCCGCGCTCTTTTCGTCCCGTGGCGCAACGTGGCGGTTCTGGTTCCCTTGGGGGCACTGGCGTCCTTTGCCTTGTTCGGCGTGTAG
- the fabG gene encoding 3-oxoacyl-[acyl-carrier-protein] reductase, translating into MENEAKVAKVEKNAEKRRVALITGAGRGIGRAIALELGKKGLDIAVNYKSSASAAEELCGEIASFGVTAEAFKADVSKAGDVGLLFKAVEESMGAVQVLVNNAGITRDNLLMRMKEEEWQDVIAANLNSVFYCTKEVIRGMMRARWGRIVCVASVVGLVGNAGQANYSATKAGLIGFAKSVAREYAGKGITVNVVAPGFIETDMTGVLNEKARVAALQQIPVGRWGRPEDVAKAVAFFASEESEYITGQILAIDGGMTMC; encoded by the coding sequence ATGGAAAATGAGGCAAAGGTAGCAAAGGTGGAAAAAAATGCCGAGAAACGCCGGGTGGCTTTGATCACGGGGGCGGGACGCGGAATAGGACGCGCGATTGCCCTGGAATTGGGCAAAAAAGGTCTCGATATTGCCGTCAACTACAAGAGCAGCGCCAGCGCTGCGGAGGAGCTTTGTGGAGAAATCGCTTCATTTGGCGTAACGGCCGAGGCTTTCAAGGCGGATGTCTCGAAGGCCGGTGATGTAGGGTTGTTGTTTAAAGCCGTGGAAGAGTCGATGGGCGCGGTACAAGTTCTGGTCAACAACGCGGGGATTACCCGCGACAACTTATTGATGCGAATGAAAGAAGAAGAGTGGCAAGACGTGATTGCCGCCAATCTAAATTCCGTTTTTTACTGCACGAAAGAGGTCATTCGAGGAATGATGCGGGCCCGGTGGGGACGTATTGTTTGCGTCGCGTCTGTGGTGGGGTTGGTGGGTAACGCAGGGCAGGCCAATTATAGCGCGACCAAAGCAGGACTTATCGGATTCGCTAAGTCGGTGGCCCGGGAATACGCGGGAAAGGGTATTACCGTCAACGTGGTAGCTCCCGGTTTTATCGAGACGGATATGACTGGCGTGTTAAATGAAAAAGCCCGCGTCGCTGCCTTACAGCAGATCCCGGTGGGACGCTGGGGACGACCAGAAGATGTTGCGAAGGCCGTGGCGTTTTTTGCCTCGGAGGAGAGCGAATATATCACGGGGCAAATATTGGCTATTGACGGCGGCATGACAATGTGTTAA
- the fabK gene encoding enoyl-[acyl-carrier-protein] reductase FabK, with protein sequence MRQNNRVCKLLGTQYPLLQGGMAWVANAELAAAVSNGGGVGIIAAATMPAEILEREILKARQLTDRPFGINIMLMSPTTPDALAMAEKHKVPIVTTGAGSPGKILDRLKPLGTVVIPVIASVAQARRVEKQGADAVVAEGMEAGGHIGELTTMTLVPQVVSALNIPVIAAGGIADGRGVAAAFALGAEGVQLGTRFICCKECTVHENFKKAILNARDRSTAVTGQSTGHPVRCLRNKLTAEFEKIENSRASPEDIERLGTGKLRSAVVDGDVEWGSLMAGQSAGMVREILPAAEIIEKLFSEAKDIANQLKNR encoded by the coding sequence ATGAGGCAAAACAACCGGGTTTGTAAGCTGCTGGGAACGCAATATCCTCTGTTGCAGGGAGGCATGGCTTGGGTCGCCAACGCCGAACTGGCCGCGGCCGTCAGTAACGGCGGCGGGGTGGGGATCATCGCGGCGGCCACGATGCCGGCGGAGATACTGGAGCGGGAGATTTTGAAAGCGCGACAGCTGACGGATCGCCCCTTTGGGATCAATATCATGTTGATGTCCCCTACGACACCCGACGCCCTGGCAATGGCCGAGAAACACAAGGTTCCCATTGTCACCACGGGAGCGGGCAGCCCCGGCAAGATTTTGGATCGCCTTAAGCCGCTGGGAACGGTGGTCATTCCCGTGATTGCCTCGGTGGCTCAAGCCAGACGCGTCGAGAAACAAGGCGCGGACGCTGTGGTGGCCGAGGGGATGGAAGCCGGAGGACACATCGGGGAGCTGACCACGATGACCCTCGTTCCCCAGGTCGTCTCCGCTCTGAACATTCCGGTCATTGCTGCGGGCGGCATCGCGGACGGGCGCGGAGTGGCGGCGGCTTTCGCTCTGGGTGCCGAAGGCGTTCAGTTGGGGACGCGCTTCATTTGTTGCAAAGAGTGCACCGTCCACGAGAATTTCAAGAAAGCCATACTGAACGCCAGGGACCGTAGCACCGCCGTCACGGGGCAAAGTACCGGACACCCCGTGCGCTGTCTTCGCAACAAGCTGACGGCGGAGTTTGAAAAAATTGAAAACTCTCGTGCCTCCCCTGAGGATATCGAACGCCTGGGCACGGGAAAGCTGCGCAGCGCCGTGGTCGATGGGGATGTGGAATGGGGTTCCCTTATGGCCGGGCAGTCGGCCGGGATGGTGCGTGAGATTCTTCCCGCGGCGGAGATCATCGAAAAACTTTTTTCTGAGGCAAAAGATATAGCCAATCAACTTAAAAATAGGTAA
- the fabF gene encoding beta-ketoacyl-ACP synthase II has protein sequence MRRVVVTGLGPLSPIAIGKDAYWQALREGKNGIGPITMFDLGDCPVTFGAEIKNFDPTSWMDGKEARRSDRVIQFAVAAAEMAVKDSALDTASLNPYKFGVYIGSGQGGIETSFNNFQTMKEKGSRRISPFFIPMMISNMSTAYVAIRHQAKGPNLCVVTACATSLHSMGEAYHAIVREDADVILAGGTEAALRAISIAGFASMKALSTRLDSPETASRPFEKDRDGFVMGEGAGVLVLEDLEHARARGAHIYAEFVGYGTSCDAGHITAPDENAEGAIYATRRAMEMAGWQPEDVDHINAHGTSTPLNDKTEALMIHKVFGNHAKKVVVNSTKSMIGHCLGAAGALETIAVIQAIEEGYVHPTLNYFTPDPECDLNIATGSGVKKPINRVLVNSFGFGGHNGVLAFQKYLG, from the coding sequence ATGAGAAGAGTAGTCGTTACGGGCCTGGGACCTTTAAGTCCCATAGCCATTGGTAAGGATGCGTATTGGCAGGCTCTCAGAGAGGGCAAAAATGGAATCGGCCCCATTACGATGTTCGACCTCGGTGATTGCCCTGTAACGTTTGGGGCAGAAATAAAGAATTTCGACCCAACTTCCTGGATGGACGGCAAGGAAGCCAGGCGGTCGGATCGAGTCATCCAATTCGCGGTGGCTGCCGCGGAGATGGCGGTAAAGGACTCCGCCCTGGATACCGCGTCGCTGAACCCCTACAAATTCGGAGTGTATATTGGTAGTGGTCAGGGTGGCATCGAGACGTCTTTTAACAATTTCCAGACGATGAAGGAAAAAGGATCCAGAAGGATCAGTCCTTTTTTTATTCCCATGATGATCAGCAATATGTCCACGGCCTACGTGGCCATCCGCCATCAGGCCAAGGGTCCGAACCTATGCGTGGTCACGGCTTGTGCCACGTCTCTCCACAGCATGGGGGAGGCGTATCACGCCATTGTGCGGGAGGATGCCGACGTGATTCTGGCAGGAGGAACCGAGGCCGCGCTTCGGGCGATCAGCATCGCAGGGTTCGCCTCCATGAAGGCGCTTTCCACGCGTTTGGATTCCCCCGAAACGGCCAGTCGCCCCTTCGAGAAGGACCGCGACGGTTTCGTCATGGGAGAGGGAGCGGGAGTATTGGTTCTTGAAGATTTGGAGCACGCTCGGGCGCGGGGAGCGCATATTTACGCGGAGTTTGTGGGCTATGGAACATCTTGCGACGCGGGTCACATTACGGCTCCCGACGAAAATGCGGAGGGCGCTATTTACGCCACCCGCAGAGCTATGGAAATGGCGGGCTGGCAGCCGGAAGACGTGGATCACATCAACGCGCATGGCACTTCCACGCCGCTCAACGACAAAACCGAGGCTTTGATGATCCATAAGGTTTTCGGGAATCACGCTAAAAAAGTGGTGGTCAACTCGACGAAATCTATGATCGGGCATTGCCTGGGAGCGGCCGGCGCTCTGGAGACCATTGCGGTGATCCAAGCCATTGAGGAAGGTTATGTGCATCCTACGTTGAACTACTTCACACCGGACCCGGAGTGTGATCTCAACATCGCCACGGGCAGCGGAGTGAAAAAGCCCATCAACAGGGTGTTGGTGAACAGTTTTGGCTTTGGCGGGCACAATGGGGTTCTGGCCTTTCAGAAATATCTAGGATAA